In the genome of Amaranthus tricolor cultivar Red isolate AtriRed21 chromosome 15, ASM2621246v1, whole genome shotgun sequence, one region contains:
- the LOC130801574 gene encoding transcription termination factor MTERF5, chloroplastic-like, translated as MANLPFRRLVFYLHKRFYNAPSSSKTLKSSSIKDNRMTETRNNRQINTINCSNSTSNQSFCVEYLTNSCGLSLHSAISISKKVKLEDKNKPHFDSVVSFFKSHNFSDAHIVQLIEKHPAVLHCKIGTNVEPKIQFLLESGFQGLLLPEFVVSAPDIFGRSLNNQLRPMMTLLKKIISCPEKILLAVRRGKRIVSADNEQVQQNLDYLIEQGVSKQRVEALLVWQPGCTSLDTSRVKYGVEKLKTMGILPSNTMYVHTLRVILYMTKFSWERKLKVFENLGWSYDDFISSFKKNPYCLGYSEEKLKQSVDYFVNTVKLDREIIVANPQLLGYSLKKRIVPRYIIWKVLEERNLNPSKLVWMFYISEKVFLERYVARYFDTNPDLLRIYQTSKEKPITYQSC; from the coding sequence ATGGCAAATCTTCCTTTTAGAAGATTAGTCTTCTATCTCCATAAACGATTTTACAATGCTCCCTCATCttccaaaacccttaaaagttcGTCAATTAAGGATAATAGAATGACTGAAACTAGAAATAATAGACAAATTAATACTATTAATTGTTCTAATTCAACCTCAAATCAATCTTTTTGTGTTGAATACCTTACTAATTCATGTGGGCTTTCTTTACATTCAGCTATTTCGATATCTAAAAAGGTTAAGTTGGAAGACAAGAACAAACCACACTTTGATTCTGTTGTTTCATTTTTCAAATCCCATAACTTTTCTGATGCCCATATTGTTCAACTAATTGAAAAGCACCCTGCTGTTCTTCATTGTAAAATTGGAACTAATGTTGAGCCGAAGATTCAATTTCTTCTTGAAAGTGGATTCCAGGGTTTGCTTCTTCCAGAATTTGTTGTTTCTGCCCCTGATATTTTTGGTAGGAGTTTAAATAATCAATTGAGGCCAATGATGACATtacttaagaaaataataagttGCCCTGAAAAGATACTATTGGCTGTTAGGCGCGGGAAACGGATTGTAAGTGCCGATAACGAACAAGTGCAACAAAACTTGGATTACTTGATTGAACAAGGGGTATCCAAGCAAAGAGTTGAGGCGCTGCTTGTTTGGCAGCCTGGTTGCACGTCTCTAGATACTTCCAGAGTGAAGTATGGAGTTGAAAAGCTGAAAACAATGGGTATTTTGCCATCTAATACAATGTATGTACATACCCTTCGCGTGATCTTGTATATGACCAAGTTTTCTTGGGAGAGGAAATTGAAGGTTTTTGAGAATTTAGGGTGGTCTTATGATGATTTTATATCAAGTTTTAAAAAGAATCCATATTGTTTGGGTTATTCTGAGGAGAAACTTAAACAATCTGTGGATTATTTTGTGAACACCGTGAAGCTTGATAGGGAAATTATTGTTGCTAATCCTCAGTTGCTTGGATATTCACTTAAGAAAAGGATAGTTCCTAGGTACATTATATGGAAGGTTTTGGAAGAGAGGAACCTGAATCCTTCAAAGCTCGTTTGGATGTTTTATATATCGGAAAAGGTCTTTCTTGAGCGATATGTTGCTAGGTATTTTGATACGAATCCAGATCTCTTGCGAATCTATCAGACCAGCAAGGAGAAGCCCATCACCTACCAGTCTTGTTAG
- the LOC130801573 gene encoding uncharacterized protein LOC130801573, whose translation MGILPSNPMYVHTLRVLLSLTENSWERKLKVFENLGWSYDDFISTFKKNQFCLCCSEEKLKQSMDYFVNTVKLDRKIIIADPRLLAFSLKKRIVPRYIIWKILEERNLNPPKLIWMFTIQEKVFLERCVARYLDTNPNLLRIYQTSKEKPITYQSC comes from the coding sequence ATGGGTATTTTGCCATCTAATCCAATGTATGTACATACCCTTCGCGTACTCTTGTCTTTGACTGAGAATTCTTGGGAGAGGAAATTGAAGGTTTTTGAGAATTTAGGGTGGTCTTATGATGAttttatatcaacttttaaaaagaatcaattttGTTTGTGTTGTTCTGAGGAGAAACTTAAACAATCTATGGATTATTTTGTGAACACCGTGAAGCTTGATAGGAAAATTATTATTGCGGATCCTCGGTTGCTTGCATTTTCACTTAAGAAAAGGATAGTTCCTAGGTACATTATATGGAAGATTTTGGAAGAGAGGAATCTGAATCCTCCAAAGCTCATTTGGATGTTTACTATACAGGAAAAGGTCTTTCTTGAGCGATGTGTTGCTAGGTATTTAGATACGAATCCAAATCTTTTGCGAATCTATCAGACCAGCAAGGAGAAGCCCATCACCTACCAGTCTTGTTAG